From the genome of Pseudomonadota bacterium:
GCTTGCCACCGGCAGTAAACCCAATGTCATTCCGATTCCCGGCGCCGACCTTGACGGCATCTTCACGGTGAACAACATGCACAAGGCCATGGCGATCAAAGAACGCCTCACCAAGGGCAAGGTCGGCCGCGCAGTGATAATCGGCGGCGGCTTCATCGGCGTAGAGATGGCCGAGGCCTTCGGCGACCTCTGGGGCATTGAAACGACTATCATCGAATTCATGCCGCAACTGCTGCCGCGCATTGTCGATCCGGTTTTTGCCGGAATGCTCACCCATCATCTTGAGAAAAACGGCGTCACCGTGCACACCAACGAAAGTGCTCAAAAACTCGAAGCCGATGAAAACGGCAAGGTCGCGAGAGTGGTCACCGATAAGCGCACCCTTGAAACAGACATTGTGATCATGGCGGTGGGCGTCCGCCCCCGGAGCGAACTTGCCCTGGATGCCGGCCTGCTGGTCTCACCCCAGGGAGCCATTGTGGTTAATAACCGGCTGCAGACTTCCGACCCGAACATTTACGCCGCCGGCGACTGCATAGAAACCACCCACCTGGTCTCAGGCAGTAAATCCTACGCACCACTGGGGTCCCTTGCAAACCGCCAGGGACGCGTCGTTGCCGACAATATTGCCGGAAACCATAAGACGTTTAACGGCATTGTCGGCAGCTTCATCATGAAGGCCTTTGAGTGCTGCATCGGCGCCACCGGCTTGAGCCTCGAGATTGCCCTGGCCGAAGGTTTCGATGCGGCCTCGGTAATCACCGCCCAGTCGGACAGAGCGCATTTCTTTCCCACCCAGGCGGTTATTCCATTAATGATGGTCTTCGACAGATCAAACGGCAGGGTTCTGGGCCTGCAGGGATTCGGCCCCGCGTCCGATGCGGTTCTTGCCAGAATCGATGCCGCAGCCGGCCTCATTGCAAAAGGCGCAACCGTAGACGATTTCAGCATCCTGGACCTGGCATATTCGCCGCCTTTTTCCACGGCACTTGATGCGCTTAATGCCACGGGTAATGTTGCTGAAAATTATATTGCCGGCCGCCTGCGGACCGTTGGGGTAGCACATTTTGACCACTGGATGAACAATCCTGAATCAGAGTCTGAGTGGGTTGCCCTTGACATCCGGCACCCGAAAGAGGCAGGGGAATTCGCCGCCCTCTATGGCGGCCGCTGGATTGCCATGCCCTATGTTGAAGTTCGGAAGCGCTTTCAGGAATTGCCTGAGGATAAAACCCTGATCATCATCTGCGATGCCGGTACGCGTTCCTATGAGATACAGTGCTTTCTGGACAGCACAGGAAGGGTTGGCAGCCTCGTCCTCGGAGGCGGATTCAACATTTTTCGCAGGCTGGGTCCTGTTTGGTGGCCCGGCTCAGAAAACTGATGACAAGCCGCATGAAAATATCCCGGCGGCAATCACTGTAATTATTTTTTCCGCCGCACCACCACTCTTCTCTTGACGCCGCCTCCCGGAACTCTCCTGATCCTTACTGTTTTCTTTTGGGGTGCTGCTGAGGCATCGCCTGCGTCGTCAGGCACCGCCGCTCCGGACAAGGACTGTTTGTAATTACAACCGGCCCTGGGGCAGCGCAGTTCAATTTTTCCGCGAATATTTTTCTTTTCCACGAGATACGGCAGACTACAGGCCGGGCAGACAACTGGATGGGGTTTTGACCAGGCCATGAATTCGCATTTATCTTCGGGACATACATAAAAATCCTTCCCGGCCGGTGTCCTCTTAAGTATTACCGTGCCTTGGCGACACACAGGACACTCCATGCCTTCGTCCTGTGTCCCGACAAAGGCTTCCGTGTGCCGGCACGCTGGAAAACCCGAGCATGCCCAGAACTTTCCATACTTATCCCCCTTCAGCAGAAGAGGCCGTGCACATTGGGGACATTTTCTTGATTCCTTGGTTGCCGGACTGATCGCCTGGCCGGGCATGTCCGGCTCCGGCCCGGTTTCCATCTCTGCCGGCAGATCATCGAGTGCTCCTGCCACTTGAACCTCATCGGCCTGTTCATCTCCCCCCTGGATATCATCCTCCAGGGAAGCATTTGCTGTTTCCATCTTTTGGTCAAGTCCTTCGCCCACCCCTTCCGCAAGTCTTGCGTCTTCAGTTTCAATGACAGCAGCCAGCTCATCGGTTTGCAGATCAGCCGAATCCACTATTTGCCCACTTTCCTCGGGGATTTTTACTTCCGCCGGCTCGATCTCCCTTGACGGGAGCTTCTGAGGCGGCGCGGATGGAGACGCCTTAAAAATACGGCTTGAGGTTTGCTGCCGCCTGGGCATTTGCGGCGCTGCCTGGGAAGACACCTGCTGTTGTGATTGGGCTGCCTTCCCCAAAGACTTGCCCTGCTGGTAAAAAGTCTGCTCGAACTGATTGAGTGCAAAATCAGGGGCTTTCCGGCCGCTCACTACTTCTTCGACAGTCTGTTCGATATAGGCAGAAAGATTAATCCCGGTCATGGTCGGGAAAACCCTGTTGACAATATCGGTGACCTTGAACAATCTATCAAGACATTGCAGATAGCCGTCCTGGTCGATTTCAATATATTTCAGGTCCAGAAGCTGTTGGATCAAATCCACGCCAGTCCGGTCAAAAATCATTGAAAAATCAGCAAGGTCGACAAACAGGCTGTCAAGGGTATACAGTTCCGCAGGAAAGACACTGATCTTTTCAGGCAGAATTTTCAACAGAGAAAAAATCTGCCCTTCCACTGCCCCGGCAAGAGGACAGGGGTCAAGCAAAGACTTTTCCTGGGGCGAGTGGCAGGCACGGAGATAGCCTTTTTCATGCACCGAACGCATGCTCGCATGAAACGCGCAGTTTTCGCCCGCAGAAAAATCCACTCCTATAGTCTCGCCTGCCGCAGGGATCATCTGGCTTGCCAAAGCCCTGTTGCGAATCAAGGAATATATCCTTGATGCCGTTTCCCCAGATGCCTGCCTGACCGCGTTTTCCGGGATTTCCGGCTTCAAGGGAACTATGTGCCCGGAGTCCGGGTCAACATCATTTCCCCGGCCCAGGGCATCCTTGCCAAAGGATTCGGAAACCTGTTGCCTGATCTTCTCAATCATCCCGAGAGTGACACCGTTATCCATGGGAAGACATGATGAAATCAAACCGAGACGTTTGCCGTCAATGACGACGCCTGCAAACAACTCAGTAACCGCCTGGAATGCCTGTTTCGGCGAAATACCGTGGAACAAAAAAGCATCCTGTAATAAATCAGGAAGTCTATAAGGCGACGGGGCGGGGATTTCAATGGATGAACGGTTCACCGATGTAACGGTGAAAGGATATTCTTTAAAGCTGTTGACTATGGCTCTTACCTGGTCGGGATCCTCTATGAAGCCATCATCACTGAGATGCCGCACGTGCTGCAGGCGAGCGAAAAGTTCTCCCTGTTCAGCAGAAAGATTGACCCTCACCTGCCATTTCATGGTGGGGGAATAGAGTTCGATTTCGTTTTTTCGTTCGCCCAGGAGAAAAAGGGTGGTGAGGCTTGATGAGTTCAACTGCAGATCGCCCGGCCCGGATGCTGTGCCGATCAGTCTTTGCAGATGCCGGGAAAGACAGGAACTGAACAGG
Proteins encoded in this window:
- a CDS encoding FAD-dependent oxidoreductase, with product MNKKIVIIGGVAAGPKTASRLKRLMPNADITIIDQDNLISYGGCGIPYFVSGDVTDEKELRTTSFHVVRDEDFFENAKGVKALTSTRALSIDRKAKTVHIENVITSEKSTLAYDKLVLATGSKPNVIPIPGADLDGIFTVNNMHKAMAIKERLTKGKVGRAVIIGGGFIGVEMAEAFGDLWGIETTIIEFMPQLLPRIVDPVFAGMLTHHLEKNGVTVHTNESAQKLEADENGKVARVVTDKRTLETDIVIMAVGVRPRSELALDAGLLVSPQGAIVVNNRLQTSDPNIYAAGDCIETTHLVSGSKSYAPLGSLANRQGRVVADNIAGNHKTFNGIVGSFIMKAFECCIGATGLSLEIALAEGFDAASVITAQSDRAHFFPTQAVIPLMMVFDRSNGRVLGLQGFGPASDAVLARIDAAAGLIAKGATVDDFSILDLAYSPPFSTALDALNATGNVAENYIAGRLRTVGVAHFDHWMNNPESESEWVALDIRHPKEAGEFAALYGGRWIAMPYVEVRKRFQELPEDKTLIIICDAGTRSYEIQCFLDSTGRVGSLVLGGGFNIFRRLGPVWWPGSEN
- a CDS encoding topoisomerase DNA-binding C4 zinc finger domain-containing protein, encoding MAKTVVIVDSEVKAQTLRANAALDIETILLLSTPMKVSFVASGDEEPEEGGLSFDFAPTEQAREFSVQLLASAASGIYLALDNDHMGDYWSWMIAGFLASKSEDFPPARRLMPAGLNPEDIATAFEEAQPVEDTGGWNFLIRTLFSSCLSRHLQRLIGTASGPGDLQLNSSSLTTLFLLGERKNEIELYSPTMKWQVRVNLSAEQGELFARLQHVRHLSDDGFIEDPDQVRAIVNSFKEYPFTVTSVNRSSIEIPAPSPYRLPDLLQDAFLFHGISPKQAFQAVTELFAGVVIDGKRLGLISSCLPMDNGVTLGMIEKIRQQVSESFGKDALGRGNDVDPDSGHIVPLKPEIPENAVRQASGETASRIYSLIRNRALASQMIPAAGETIGVDFSAGENCAFHASMRSVHEKGYLRACHSPQEKSLLDPCPLAGAVEGQIFSLLKILPEKISVFPAELYTLDSLFVDLADFSMIFDRTGVDLIQQLLDLKYIEIDQDGYLQCLDRLFKVTDIVNRVFPTMTGINLSAYIEQTVEEVVSGRKAPDFALNQFEQTFYQQGKSLGKAAQSQQQVSSQAAPQMPRRQQTSSRIFKASPSAPPQKLPSREIEPAEVKIPEESGQIVDSADLQTDELAAVIETEDARLAEGVGEGLDQKMETANASLEDDIQGGDEQADEVQVAGALDDLPAEMETGPEPDMPGQAISPATKESRKCPQCARPLLLKGDKYGKFWACSGFPACRHTEAFVGTQDEGMECPVCRQGTVILKRTPAGKDFYVCPEDKCEFMAWSKPHPVVCPACSLPYLVEKKNIRGKIELRCPRAGCNYKQSLSGAAVPDDAGDASAAPQKKTVRIRRVPGGGVKRRVVVRRKK